The following is a genomic window from Alkaliphilus sp. B6464.
ATGATGGAACCAAAGGTTTTCGCTTATGCTATTATTTCCCCAAGAGCCACAACCAAGAGTTGCTGTTGGCATAAGTCCATTTAAGAATGATCCACCAAGTCCACTTGACCCTATTTGCTTAACCGCAAAACGGGATACTGGAAGTATTTGGGCTGCATATTCAATCCTATCTTTTGTATCTGAATGAATAACTGCACTATGTCCTTTTCCTTCATTTTCAAGGTTTAGTCTTGCAATCTCAACAGCTTCTTCCCATGTATTGTAGCTATATGCCGCTAATACTGGACATAATTTTTCCTTTGCAAAATATTCTTCTGCCCCTGCTTTTTCTACCTTTACAACTAATAATTTTGTATCTTCAGGAATTTCTATACCTGCCATTTTAGCTATATTTACAGGAGATGCTCCAACACAATCTCTATTTATAACACCATCTGGAAATAAAACTTTTCTCAAAGCATTTACTTCCTCTTCTTCGTGAATATAATAAGCACCATTTTCCACTAATCCATTTATAAGCTCGTCATACTTATCTGCTGGACATATTGCACTTTGCTCACATGTGCACAATATGCCATTATCGTATACCCTACCTTTAATTACTTTTGGTATTACCTCTTTTATGTTTGCATCAGTATCTATTAAGCACTGTACATTTCCTGCACCAACACCAAAGGCAGGCTTACCACTACTATAAGCAGCCTTTACCATTGCTGGTCCACCTGTAGATATACATACATCAGATAATTGCATTATTAAGTTTGTTGCTTCTAGTGAAGGTTCAGCAACTATTTGAATTAAGTTTTCTGGTGCACCTAATTCTGCTAATGCAGCCCTCATTACTTCTACTGTTTTCTTACCAGATTCCTTTCCACGTGGATGTGGGCATATAATTATTGAGTTACCGCCTTTTAAAGCTATCATAGTATTTTGCATTGGTGTCATAGTAGGATTTGTTATTGGAGTTACAGCTCCTATAACACCTATTGGCTTTCCAACTTCCACAATACCTTCTTCTTCTATGTATCGAAGAATTCCCCTACTTTTTACTCCTTTTAGCTTGTTCCAAACAGCTTTTGATTTACCTTTGTTTTTTACTATTTTGTCTTCATATACTCCCATTCCACTTTCATCAACTGCTAGCCGTGCTAATACTTCACCATTATCATAGACGGCCTTACCTATTGCACGTACTACTTCGTCCACCTTTTCTTGTGAATACTTTTCGAATTCTTTCTGCGCTACTCG
Proteins encoded in this region:
- a CDS encoding aldehyde dehydrogenase family protein, with protein sequence MELKEYVLDLIEKSRVAQKEFEKYSQEKVDEVVRAIGKAVYDNGEVLARLAVDESGMGVYEDKIVKNKGKSKAVWNKLKGVKSRGILRYIEEEGIVEVGKPIGVIGAVTPITNPTMTPMQNTMIALKGGNSIIICPHPRGKESGKKTVEVMRAALAELGAPENLIQIVAEPSLEATNLIMQLSDVCISTGGPAMVKAAYSSGKPAFGVGAGNVQCLIDTDANIKEVIPKVIKGRVYDNGILCTCEQSAICPADKYDELINGLVENGAYYIHEEEEVNALRKVLFPDGVINRDCVGASPVNIAKMAGIEIPEDTKLLVVKVEKAGAEEYFAKEKLCPVLAAYSYNTWEEAVEIARLNLENEGKGHSAVIHSDTKDRIEYAAQILPVSRFAVKQIGSSGLGGSFLNGLMPTATLGCGSWGNNSISENLWFHHLINISRIAYEVPGKQVPSDEEIWGQ